Within the Aspergillus luchuensis IFO 4308 DNA, chromosome 5, nearly complete sequence genome, the region GGTACGGCAATAGAATATAGTATAGATAGATTTGACCATGATATTTttcattcatttcatttcatttatCAATTACCCTGCTCTATTCCTAGGTAGATAGCTAGGATAGACAAGTAGGTACATTTCATCCGctagtaaaaaaaaaaaaagcataATCATGTGCTCGATCAGTCGATCATCATGCTACTAACAATCCTTGGCCCCCCCTCTTGCAACATCACATCACGCCACACACCCAtcaagggagggggaggaaggaaacaggccagccagccagccagcaaggGCGTAAGTAATAACATGGGCGAACGAATCTATCGGAAAGCAGGACCATTACGGAAGTTGGTATCACCTTGTTGTTCGCGAGCCTGTTACCACAAGAGAGATTAGTTAGCATCTTTCCTTCTCAAGTATGGATGAGGAATATCAACATACAATAGTAGACTGGTACTCTCCACGCTCCAAAATCTGAGTTATAACGTCGTCTTCATTGGCAGTTCCGAATTCATTCTCGAGACTAGCCTTGCTAGCTCCGTCGAGGACGCCTTGGGCTCCGTGCCTGGAAGTTATTGCTTGTTAGCTTTGCTCTTCACTGCTGATAGCATGAAGACAAAGGGGCTTGCTTACTTGTGAGTAACAAAGATCTTCCAGCCGTTAAGGACATCCGCCAGAGGGACGGAGCGGTCACTGCGCCAGCGGTTCAGGGCGTCGTGGTCATCAACGAAGACAATGAAGTCGTCGGATGCTCCCTTGTAGAACATCTTGGAGGTGGGGTCGTTGTGGCGAGgcatgttggtggtgtgtaGTGTGTAAGAGG harbors:
- a CDS encoding SBDS family protein (COG:S;~EggNog:ENOG410PRJB;~InterPro:IPR036786,IPR039100,IPR019783;~PFAM:PF01172); amino-acid sequence: MPRHNDPTSKMFYKGASDDFIVFVDDHDALNRWRSDRSVPLADVLNGWKIFVTHKHGAQGVLDGASKASLENEFGTANEDDVITQILERGEYQSTIAREQQGDTNFRNGPAFR